A genomic segment from Lutzomyia longipalpis isolate SR_M1_2022 chromosome 3, ASM2433408v1 encodes:
- the LOC129793105 gene encoding uncharacterized protein LOC129793105, which produces MKILVQVAALEWILLVPLMVGCAHASAVETTTDLVDAAVTNASVVSSWKAACEHLQRINLSGTGCRPYWDVVRPPADFSLPKNQLEIVCPKLCINNLGLPSCVCIAPYDRLREYDRNGICQLFCTISMSLDGCTPCVEMETTTEEPSTTLAPTTEPTTTTTTVKTTTTRTTSTTKTTKTTTKTTTPDWDALCNTLCQTGDGGVLCNCDLPPFF; this is translated from the exons ATGAAG ATCCTGGTGCAAGTCGCCGCCCTCGAGTGGATCCTATTGGTGCCACTAATGGTTGGGTGTGCGCATGCATCCGCCGTCGAGACGACAACAGACCTGGTGGACGCCGCCGTCACCAACGCGAGTGTAGTTAGCAGTTGGAAGGCAGCGTGTGAGCACTTGCAGCG GATAAATCTGTCGGGGACGGGATGTCGTCCCTACTGGGACGTCGTGAGACCTCCGGCGGATTTTTCACTTCCGAAGAATCAATTGGAAATCGTGTGCCCCAAGCTGTGTATCAATAACTTAG GACTACCCAGTTGTGTATGCATAGCGCCCTATGACCGGCTACGTGAGTACGATCGGAATGGCATTTGCCAACTCTTCTGCACCATCTCGATGTCTTTGGACGGTTGTACGCCGTGCGTGGAAATGGAGACGACTACGGAGGAGCCATCAACCACATTAGCTCCCACAACGGAGCCCACTACGACGACTACAACCGTCAAAACGACAACAACTCGGACAACGAGCACAACAAAGACTACCAAAACAACCACGAAAACAACAACGCCCGACTGGGACGCTTTGTGTAACACACTGTGCCAAACTGGCGATGGCGGG gtTCTGTGCAATTGTGACTTACCGCCGTTCTTCTGA